Proteins co-encoded in one Nematostella vectensis chromosome 15, jaNemVect1.1, whole genome shotgun sequence genomic window:
- the LOC116618313 gene encoding uncharacterized protein LOC116618313, with amino-acid sequence MPRKVSKNAPMKKLNFKSAFSSMGKLMSDLSHSELMDSDSESDQDDKTNKMWATPASRLKSTSKMSFGTLDSDYESEDELSMTFPPPRRSQTPVSEVARLEKIREILEDKIEDMKQRSKKPGTSKGLRDSMTYQIGNMESKLENLLKRIVLEGRRGEGAAHKPRTLSLERPFRSSLGFSSHSIIERRKEESKLAVERVREVMEKQKQDEELENESRTKGRERPVLEAWGESRRNSTSRPQSQASKQNSTRRASQPKVNIIQGPPPSTRKFFPPIPAYGAKKRPRDAVPPWMRQSDDFHGRSEKTREKEKRINLIPNRKRVAGKRAAVIIKQLNFEEAYGMESKASLENFNDVMGDYGEQTLPEFTHPPISRQKLYMMGALSRRHLYPPTEKPYKENTCGDEKLFWVRV; translated from the coding sequence ATGCCTCGAAAAGTGTCCAAAAACGCACCGATGAAAAAACTAAATTTCAAAAGCGCTTTCTCAAGCATGGGGAAACTGATGAGTGATTTAAGCCACTCAGAATTGATGGACAGTGACAGTGAATCAGATCAAGatgataaaacaaacaaaatgtggGCAACACCAGCGAGTAGATTAAAGTCAACATCAAAAATGTCGTTTGGAACCTTGGACAGCGACTATGAGAGCGAAGATGAGTTGAGCATGACTTTCCCTCCTCCTAGACGATCCCAGACACCAGTCAGCGAAGTTGCAAGATTGGAAAAAATCCGGGAAATTTTGGAGGATAAGATAGAGGATATGAAACAGCGATCAAAAAAGCCTGGGACTTCTAAGGGGCTGCGAGATTCGATGACATACCAAATTGGGAACATGGAAAGCAAGCTGGAAAATCTCTTGAAGAGAATCGTGCTTGAAGGCCGGCGGGGAGAGGGCGCTGCACACAAACCCAGAACTCTGTCTTTAGAACGCCCATTCAGGTCATCGCTAGGATTTAGCAGCCATTCAATAATTGAAAGGAGAAAAGAAGAGTCTAAACTTGCTGTAGAAAGAGTGCGTGAAGTTatggaaaaacaaaagcaGGATGAGGAATTGGAAAATGAGTCTCGCACCAAGGGAAGAGAAAGACCTGTTCTAGAGGCATGGGGAGAGTCACGCCGCAACAGTACTTCAAGACCTCAATCACAAGCGAGTAAGCAAAATTCGACGAGGAGAGCATCACAACCAAAAGTCAACATAATACAGGGCCCACCTCCCTCCACCAGAAAGTTTTTCCCGCCAATTCCTGCATATGGCGCGAAAAAGCGACCAAGGGATGCGGTCCCACCGTGGATGCGCCAGTCGGATGACTTTCACGGGAGAAGTGAAAAAACacgagaaaaagaaaaacgaatCAATCTTATTCCAAACCGAAAACGTGTCGCAGGAAAGAGAGCTGCGGTTATTATCAAGCAATTGAATTTTGAAGAGGCGTACGGTATGGAGTCTAAGGCTTCGCTAGAGAACTTCAACGATGTAATGGGAGACTACGGTGAACAGACTCTGCCAGAATTCACGCATCCAccaatttcccgccaaaaatTGTACATGATGGGTGCATTGTCAAGGCGACATTTGTACCCGCCAACAGAAAAGCCATATAAGGAAAACACTTGTGGAGACGAAAAACTGTTTTGGGTCAGAGTATAA